From Parafrankia discariae, the proteins below share one genomic window:
- a CDS encoding ZIP family metal transporter, giving the protein PGWMEAGGWGLLAGSALLVGSAVGYLVRLPRRVVASVMAFGAGVLLSAVAFDLISDAYEQGGLTPTVLGAVAGAVAYTGCNVVLAWRGARHRKRSGGQQPSEDEQAGSGTALALGALLDGIPESVVIGASLLGGGAVSAATVVAVFVSNVPEGLSSAAGMRRAGRSPTYVFGLWTVIALISGLAAVVGYTLLGGVSPLVLAAVTAVAGGAILTMIADTMVPEAFDEAHLATGLILLVGFLGAFSISVSGR; this is encoded by the coding sequence GCCGGGGTGGATGGAAGCCGGTGGCTGGGGCCTGCTGGCCGGGTCCGCGCTGTTGGTTGGTTCCGCAGTGGGCTATCTGGTGCGACTGCCGCGGCGCGTGGTCGCCTCGGTGATGGCGTTCGGCGCTGGTGTGCTGCTGTCCGCGGTGGCCTTCGACCTGATCTCGGATGCGTACGAGCAGGGTGGGTTGACCCCCACCGTGCTCGGAGCGGTTGCCGGCGCCGTCGCCTATACGGGCTGCAACGTGGTTTTGGCATGGCGGGGGGCGCGGCACCGTAAACGTTCCGGGGGGCAGCAGCCCTCGGAGGACGAGCAGGCGGGCTCGGGCACGGCACTCGCTCTCGGGGCGCTTCTGGACGGCATCCCCGAATCGGTGGTGATCGGTGCGAGTCTGCTGGGCGGCGGGGCGGTCAGCGCGGCCACCGTCGTCGCGGTGTTCGTCAGCAACGTGCCCGAAGGGCTGTCCAGCGCGGCGGGGATGCGGCGAGCCGGCCGCTCCCCGACCTACGTCTTCGGGCTGTGGACTGTCATCGCGCTGATCAGTGGTCTTGCCGCCGTCGTCGGATACACGCTGCTGGGTGGTGTCTCGCCGCTGGTCCTGGCCGCGGTGACCGCGGTGGCTGGCGGCGCCATCCTGACGATGATCGCGGACACGATGGTCCCGGAGGCGTTCGACGAGGCGCATCTGGCGACCGGCCTCATCCTCCTCGTCGGATTCCTGGGGGCGTTCTCGATTTCGGTCTCCGGTCGCTGA
- a CDS encoding serine/threonine-protein kinase gives MAAVAGDGGSRRAAVTNEGGASVKVLRPGDPVCVGPYRLAARLGSGGMGVVYLGVDGGGRQAAVKVLRDDYAEDPDFRRRFGREVSAASSVDSPRVARLLEADPDAEAPWLAAEYVPGFTLMAHIGRHGPLSPHALLELAIGLAAALNAIHQVGVVHRDLKPSNVMLPPDGPKVIDFGIAAGLPGTMTATGIILGSVGYMAPEMLTTQTRPGPAADIFSWALTVAFAATGRTPFGDGPLEALLHRTVHSEPKLTGVAGPLRAVLTAGLCKRPEHRPDAPRLLAELAALRSSAQALTVTSPRPELQVSASISPPASPGEPASSGPFDELETLGSAQPAGISGLGEGLPGERPAGPTNLRPGARMAVWTRRSEHARPSRRQGLLFGAGMLGATAGIAGLLVAAGPETTPSTASTQPRVPAAQSAVPPVHASAVQVTVGAAPLLAEERADTAPGPARPEPTTLRPVSDPVAASSRSTLGDSGQGAAIRTPRQPSAPMPPSGCDPLDPPRNSQHSLSLTGASCPADGSEQPARISGPKPGEEPSGPHDQRPTTAGRPSPPSPLAESSKDKRNGHAK, from the coding sequence ATGGCGGCCGTCGCCGGTGATGGTGGGTCGCGGCGGGCCGCGGTGACGAACGAGGGGGGCGCGTCCGTGAAGGTATTACGGCCAGGTGATCCGGTCTGTGTCGGCCCCTACCGACTCGCAGCGCGCCTGGGCAGCGGCGGGATGGGCGTCGTGTACCTGGGGGTGGATGGCGGCGGCCGGCAGGCGGCCGTGAAGGTGCTGCGCGACGACTACGCCGAGGACCCGGACTTCCGGCGCCGCTTCGGCCGTGAGGTCAGCGCCGCCTCGTCCGTCGACAGCCCGCGGGTAGCCCGGCTACTGGAAGCAGACCCGGACGCCGAGGCGCCCTGGCTCGCCGCCGAATACGTACCCGGCTTCACACTCATGGCTCACATCGGGCGACACGGCCCGCTCTCGCCGCACGCCCTGCTCGAACTGGCGATCGGACTGGCCGCCGCCCTCAACGCCATTCACCAGGTTGGAGTCGTGCACCGCGACCTGAAACCAAGCAATGTGATGCTGCCTCCCGACGGGCCGAAGGTCATCGACTTCGGTATCGCCGCAGGCCTGCCCGGCACGATGACCGCGACGGGCATCATCCTGGGCAGCGTGGGCTACATGGCCCCGGAGATGCTCACCACGCAGACCCGTCCAGGGCCAGCGGCGGACATCTTCTCCTGGGCACTCACTGTGGCCTTCGCCGCCACCGGGCGGACCCCGTTCGGCGACGGCCCGCTCGAGGCCCTGCTTCACCGCACCGTCCACAGCGAACCAAAGCTCACCGGTGTCGCAGGCCCGCTGCGGGCGGTGCTTACAGCGGGCCTGTGCAAACGCCCGGAACATCGCCCAGATGCCCCGAGGCTCCTGGCCGAGCTGGCGGCTCTGCGATCATCCGCGCAGGCCCTGACAGTCACCTCTCCCCGGCCTGAGCTCCAGGTATCGGCCTCGATCAGCCCTCCCGCGTCGCCGGGGGAGCCCGCGTCCTCAGGCCCGTTTGACGAGCTCGAGACGCTGGGCTCAGCTCAGCCAGCTGGCATCTCCGGCCTGGGGGAGGGCCTCCCTGGCGAGCGCCCCGCCGGTCCCACGAATCTCCGGCCCGGCGCGCGGATGGCTGTCTGGACGCGCCGGTCGGAACACGCACGACCTTCCCGCCGACAAGGTCTCCTGTTCGGCGCGGGCATGCTCGGCGCTACGGCGGGGATCGCTGGGCTGCTCGTAGCCGCTGGGCCGGAGACAACACCGTCGACCGCCTCGACTCAGCCCCGCGTGCCGGCGGCCCAATCCGCCGTACCGCCAGTGCACGCGTCGGCGGTACAGGTGACGGTCGGCGCGGCCCCCCTCCTCGCTGAGGAGCGGGCAGACACCGCACCCGGACCAGCCCGGCCAGAGCCAACCACACTACGGCCCGTCTCCGATCCCGTTGCGGCCTCGAGCCGGTCCACCCTCGGCGACAGCGGTCAGGGCGCTGCCATCCGTACCCCGCGGCAGCCGTCCGCCCCCATGCCACCAAGCGGATGCGACCCCCTGGACCCGCCGCGAAACTCACAGCACAGCCTCTCTCTCACCGGCGCCTCCTGCCCGGCAGACGGCAGCGAGCAGCCCGCTCGTATCTCGGGGCCAAAGCCCGGTGAAGAGCCTTCCGGCCCACACGATCAACGTCCGACAACCGCGGGACGGCCCAGTCCGCCGTCACCGCTGGCGGAGTCTTCGAAGGACAAACGAAACGGCCACGCCAAGTAG
- a CDS encoding M48 family metalloprotease, with protein MSTIPPSVDLLRADRRRVLTNVLRAIVMWFFLMIDSIVLSFFVVGLAVASHDWLIGVAPFVGMLLALLNPVLRSARPPGRVLRPDDEPDLAVLILRASERMDFGAPLAVRVLPTPVALVHPGSGGRSPSLLLGWPLLRGLTATQLTAIVTREIARHQLTGWREGALASTRGMVAQALTSRLPPRRVVSAALLNATQRYRWRVELAADARAAEVLGTTEVRSALTRATLVAAAFDHLGGRWTKVLAQQRTFPEDLYDALDEALDDPHVVRWVSAAILTDEARDPWAAHVRLPLQPRLAALAELPVPTPARAEIGDAASPGTERAEASRCRPVVGPDDRPVRIHQADDLNRWAPRELLPDSSQVVLPASVLESPADLFKPLDEARTDLLRATGRGTTPDAVTAAVDALESGPPPATAPRPSAAHASGDGTAPFHTSGGVPVGATHTSGGWWARARRDTGWHGLARRIEPPIRTEPPPGRDALARAVLSDCLGNVISMRLVDSDWERASRWVTAVVISPDGRSVDVRELIEQAVDSGDATQVRALIAASNDTEFIMEAGA; from the coding sequence ATGAGCACCATTCCACCCTCTGTCGACCTGTTGAGGGCCGACCGTAGAAGGGTCCTGACAAACGTTCTACGGGCGATCGTCATGTGGTTCTTCTTAATGATCGACAGTATCGTCCTGAGTTTTTTCGTCGTCGGCCTGGCCGTCGCGTCGCATGACTGGTTGATCGGTGTCGCGCCGTTCGTCGGGATGCTGCTGGCCCTGCTCAACCCGGTCCTCCGGAGCGCCCGCCCACCGGGCCGGGTGCTACGACCGGACGATGAACCCGACCTTGCCGTTCTGATACTCCGGGCCTCCGAACGGATGGATTTCGGCGCTCCGCTCGCCGTCCGGGTTCTACCGACTCCGGTGGCGCTGGTGCACCCAGGATCCGGTGGCCGGTCACCGAGCCTGCTCCTCGGCTGGCCCCTTCTGCGTGGGCTCACCGCCACGCAGCTCACGGCCATCGTCACCCGGGAGATCGCCCGTCATCAGCTGACCGGCTGGCGCGAAGGAGCCTTGGCGTCCACCCGCGGCATGGTCGCGCAGGCGCTCACCAGCCGCCTCCCGCCGCGCCGGGTCGTCTCCGCTGCGTTGCTGAACGCTACGCAGCGGTACCGCTGGCGGGTGGAGCTCGCGGCGGACGCACGGGCCGCCGAGGTTCTCGGTACCACCGAAGTCCGTTCCGCCCTGACCCGCGCGACGCTGGTCGCGGCGGCGTTCGACCACCTCGGCGGACGCTGGACCAAGGTTCTCGCCCAGCAGCGGACGTTCCCCGAGGACCTGTACGACGCCCTCGACGAGGCCCTTGATGATCCACATGTCGTCCGGTGGGTCTCCGCGGCCATCCTGACGGACGAGGCCAGGGATCCCTGGGCCGCGCACGTCCGGCTTCCGCTGCAGCCGCGTCTGGCTGCCCTGGCGGAACTACCGGTGCCCACTCCCGCCAGAGCTGAAATCGGCGACGCCGCGTCGCCGGGCACCGAACGCGCCGAGGCATCCCGCTGCCGGCCTGTCGTCGGGCCCGACGACAGGCCGGTGCGTATCCATCAGGCCGATGACCTGAACCGGTGGGCTCCACGGGAGCTGCTCCCCGATTCCAGCCAGGTCGTGCTCCCCGCAAGCGTGCTGGAAAGTCCGGCAGACCTGTTCAAGCCCCTCGACGAGGCACGTACCGACTTGCTGCGGGCGACGGGCCGGGGCACGACGCCGGACGCGGTGACCGCTGCGGTCGATGCCCTGGAGTCCGGTCCACCTCCCGCTACCGCTCCTCGCCCGTCGGCAGCCCACGCATCGGGCGATGGGACCGCCCCCTTCCACACGTCAGGCGGAGTCCCCGTAGGCGCAACCCATACGAGTGGCGGGTGGTGGGCCCGAGCGAGGAGAGACACGGGCTGGCACGGGCTCGCCCGCCGCATCGAGCCCCCGATCCGCACCGAGCCACCGCCGGGGCGCGACGCGCTTGCCCGCGCGGTCCTCTCCGACTGCCTGGGCAACGTGATCAGCATGAGGCTGGTCGACTCCGACTGGGAACGGGCGAGCCGATGGGTGACAGCCGTGGTCATCTCCCCCGACGGCCGGAGCGTTGATGTGCGGGAGCTGATCGAGCAAGCCGTAGATTCCGGCGACGCGACCCAGGTGCGGGCACTGATCGCAGCAAGCAACGACACCGAATTCATCATGGAGGCGGGGGCGTGA
- a CDS encoding DUF3592 domain-containing protein gives MTGIDHAPGTRRAALPARRPVLRVALFGISVALAGFTVIAGDTAWRAHRYDTARAEATALADGTVVEDRYEEHFDLRARWVDATGREHAQRFDVDHRYRVGERFTVAYDPTDPSPRGFPADSGTGDDNGTPSVFLVYAAAAAVVVPLWWAVRGLRFRHAAEQPGRAMVAHPRIGKNTNGVGITHPSTWLILNDIGNPVPYGWQRVMWHPAVEEIPDEAEVTVRGRSSASGPVGALVVELPGGIRLMPIGGIRREPPKHFRLASRPGVHVDLGPDGRLVIVRDDPPPHPRRWWRRTPRLVLVGVLLGGALGFGVDGTATVLPGAALMSTILLTGWTLSAGEP, from the coding sequence GTGACGGGGATCGACCACGCCCCTGGGACGAGACGGGCGGCCCTGCCCGCCCGGCGCCCGGTGCTGCGGGTGGCACTGTTCGGTATCTCGGTCGCTCTGGCCGGATTCACGGTGATCGCCGGTGACACCGCGTGGCGGGCGCACCGGTACGACACAGCCCGCGCCGAGGCGACCGCCCTCGCCGACGGCACAGTGGTCGAGGACCGGTACGAAGAGCACTTCGACCTACGGGCCCGCTGGGTCGACGCCACCGGTCGCGAGCATGCGCAACGGTTCGACGTCGATCATCGATATCGCGTCGGTGAGCGGTTCACCGTCGCCTACGACCCGACCGACCCCTCACCGCGGGGCTTCCCCGCGGACTCGGGAACGGGAGACGACAACGGCACCCCGAGCGTTTTCCTCGTATACGCCGCCGCAGCCGCGGTCGTCGTGCCACTGTGGTGGGCTGTGCGCGGCCTGCGCTTCCGGCACGCCGCCGAACAGCCCGGCCGCGCCATGGTCGCCCATCCCCGGATCGGGAAGAACACCAACGGAGTGGGCATCACCCATCCGAGTACCTGGCTCATCCTGAACGACATCGGAAACCCGGTGCCCTACGGCTGGCAGCGGGTGATGTGGCACCCGGCAGTCGAGGAGATACCCGACGAGGCCGAGGTGACCGTGCGGGGCAGGTCGTCGGCGTCAGGGCCGGTGGGCGCGCTCGTCGTCGAACTGCCCGGCGGCATTCGCCTCATGCCCATCGGCGGGATCCGGCGCGAGCCACCGAAACACTTTCGCCTGGCCTCCCGCCCTGGCGTGCACGTCGATCTCGGGCCCGACGGCAGACTCGTCATCGTCCGCGACGACCCCCCGCCCCACCCCCGCCGGTGGTGGCGCCGTACCCCGCGCCTTGTGCTCGTCGGCGTCCTGCTGGGCGGAGCGCTCGGCTTCGGAGTGGACGGCACGGCCACGGTCCTACCCGGCGCTGCCCTCATGTCCACCATCCTGCTGACCGGCTGGACGCTGAGCGCGGGAGAACCGTGA